A region of the Artemia franciscana chromosome 19, ASM3288406v1, whole genome shotgun sequence genome:
GATCTAACAACCTCTTCTAGCAAATGATAGATGACAAGAATTCACCGAGGCTAAGAATTCAATCCCGTCTAAGAAGGTGGGATTGGGTTCAAATTCGCAAATGAACAACTAGAGACTCTAAGTGTCAAATATTATCAAGTCTGTAAAGATCTAACAACCTCTTCTAGCAAATGATAGATGACAAGAATTCACCGAGGCCCTCCGTCTAAGAAGGTGGGATCGGGTTCAAATTCGAAAATGAACAACTAGAGACGTTAAGTGTCAACTATTATCAAGTCTGTAAAGATCTAACAAcctcttcttttaaataatgatgaCAAGAATACACCGAGGCCCTCCGTCTAAGAAAAGGCGATTGGGTTCGAATTTGAAAATGAACAACTAGAGACACTAAGTTTCAAATATTATCAAGTCTTTAAAGATCTAACAACCTCTTCTAGTACATGATTGATGACAAGAATTCACCGAAGCCCTCCGTCTAAGAAGGTGGGATCGGATTCAAATTCGAAAATGAACAACTAGAGACACTAAGTGTCAAATATTATCAAGTCTGTAAAGATCTAACAACCTCTTCTAGCAAATGATAGATGACAAGAATTCACCGAGGCCCTCCGTCTAAGAAGGTGGGATCGGGTTCAAATTCGAAAATGAACAACTAGAGACACTAAGTTTCAAATATTATCAAGTCTGTAAAGATCTAACAACCTCTTCTAGTACATGAGTGATGACAAGAATTCACCGAAGCCCTCCGTCTAAGAAGGTGGGATCGGATTCAAATTCGAAAATGAACAACTAGAGACACTAAGTGTCAACTATTATCATGTCTGTAAAGATCTAACAAGCTCTTCCATTAAATAATGATGACAAGAATACACCGAGGCCCTCCGTCTAAGAAGGGGGGATTGGGTTCAAATTCGCAAATGAACTAACTAGAGAAACTATATGTCAAATATTATCAAGTCTGTAAAGATCTAACAACCTCTTCTAGCAAATGATAGATGACAAGAATTCACCGAGGCCCTCCGTCTAAGAAGGTGGAATTGGGTTCAAATTCGCAAATGAACAACTAGAGAAACTAAGTGTCAAATATTATCAAGTCTGTAAAGATCTAACAACCTCTTCTAGCAAATGATAGATGACAAGAATTCACCGAGGCCCTCCGTCTAAGAAGGTGGAATTGGGTTCAAATTCGCAAATGAACAACTAGAGACACTAAGTGTCAAATATTATCAAGTCTGTAAAGATCTATCAAGCTCTTCTAGCAAATGATAGATGACAAGAATTCACCGAGGCCCTCCGTCTAAGAAGGTGGGATCGGGTTCAAATTCGCAAATGAACAACTAGAGACACTAAGTGTCAAATATTATCAAGTCTGTAAAGATCTAACAACCTCTTCTAGCAAATGATAGATGACAAGAATTCACCGAGGCCCTCCGTCTAAGAAGGTGGGATCGGGTTCAAATTCGAAAATGAACAACTAGAGACACTAAGTGTCAACTATTATCAAGTCTGTAAAGATCTCCCTCACCTATTTCACTTTAAGGTAACGTCGGGTCAAGAGGAAAAAGTGGTGAAAGTAAAACCCTGGTTCTTGTCCCCGCGAAATTTGACTTGGAACCACAGCCTATTCTGgtatattttgtggaaaaaagagctctttttattctttaagcaAGATTGGACATATTACGTATATACCCGAAAAGGGTCTCTGATTATAGAGATTAAAAATCATTCTGTGATTATGCCAATATGGTCTAACATTTCCAccatttataaaagaaaaatgttcttACCGTGCTTCtctaaaaattacacaaaatttCATAGTTCTTCTACGTAAACGACACTTTCTCACAACTGGTATTCGGAAGTTACTTTATTTTTCTGATGTTAATCATTGTTTCCTCTACTATGTTTTGCAGGGGCACCCCCTTTTGGTTTTCTAGTGAAGATGGCTACAGATGGTTTCACAAGAGATGGCTACTAATCTTTCTGTTTAGTTCCTTATAAGACCATAGTCTCTAGCGACTAGCTTAAACTCAGTGAAGAGTTTTATGTCTCGCACATACTGTTTTCCTTATTTCCgataatgtcttttttttaaacacttaaAGGCCATGTTGTTGTAAACTAGTGGTTTcatcttaagaaaaaaacacacaaacatcaacaaaaaagaaacagtatTTAATTTGAATCTGAAAAATCCTGGTTACAGCGATAGCTGCAACCATAGtttaaccaaaagtttaaaattgcgttttgaagaaaatatgtctagtgagttttttttttttttttttttttttttttagctaattcaGGAACGGTAACTGTTATTtcgattaattttaaaagtaaaattttattcttaaacaaatttacaggaacttcgaaaagagcctgaaacctctaGGAAACGATGTTGGATGGTTGTAAAAAACAaacgtatctgcaatatcttcaGGGATGGCTAAGGGTaataagttgaagctttcagagaatTTCGAGTGGGATGTTGATTAAAGTCAAAAGGAAGTACTTaaatccaggttgtcaaaagggcatatctccAATATCTCAGTTAAGTTATTTTCGAAATATTACTAGTGAATCAAAGTCTTGGGTTAATGTTTTGTATCCCACGCAGATTAATATGCGGTTACCTTTCCTTCTTActgaaatccaaaaaaaaatccaaaaaagtaACGAGCCATATTAAGATCtaagacaagcagaaataaagtcgtaacaatttaatcttaaaatgaacaataatAGGCACGTCAAATGTAGAACCTataactaacagaaattaaaatgaataatcaattcaagcttaaaacgaacaaaaattgcctCAAACAAGCAGAGGTGGCTTTAGGGGGTTGGACAGGGGCGCACTTGCTCCAGGCACGGAAATTTCAGGggtgaaaaatttcaaataaataatgtgACATTTGTAATTACTTCGTgattcttgaaattttatttagataaattaaaaaaaaaaataaagggtaCACATGGCAGTAAGCATAAACAAACTGAATCCGAAATTTCCATTTTTACCGCGTCTTTtctcatattaaataaaaaaaaacaagttttttaactgaaagtgaggagccacattaaaacttaaaacgaacagaaattactccgtatatgtaaggggattttcctcctcaacgtcccgctcttcacgctaaagtttgactctttctcttaaatctacttcttaaaacagtaaaaaactttagagttgAAATGATTCGTCCAAGGACGAGTGGAAGGGTGGAAAAGTGTGAATTCAAATGATCCTGATCTGCTTGCGCACAATAGAACTCCTCTAGTTATTCTATTTTTAGACCACTTCGTATCACAGCTGCAATGATGTTTTGGACTTCTTGACTTAACGCTCTTGCTCAGCAGGGTCGCCAGCGTAGAGGGAACTGGTTGACAACACCGTCAGTCTTCTCCAAGTAGCCCTGTCCAGTGCTAAGGATGGGGCCTCGTTTGGGTTGATGTTGCGATTGAGCAGGCGTTGGTTTATTACATCAGCCCATCTAGTGTGTGGCCTTCCTCGAGGGCGTTTCCAGCCATTTTCCGAGGGATTGAAGTCCGAGATAATCCTTTTGGGGGTACTTATCGGTGGACAGAGTAAGTGGCCGTACCACCTTAGAGAGCGGGCTTCTACCTGGGTAGAGAGGTTCGCCAGTTTGAAGGTCTTCAGGATCTCAGTATTGCGAATCTTGTCATAACATTTGAAGCTTTCAACTCGACGCAGGTGTCTAGCCTGAACAGCATCGACCATTCTTAGCTGTGTCTGGGCTATCCGCCATGTCTCAGATGAGTACAGCATGATGCTTGAGACTTTGGCGTTGTAAATTCGGGCTTTGGTA
Encoded here:
- the LOC136039099 gene encoding uncharacterized protein LOC136039099: MKIMPIEKTASAPLSIVVINGQAVHVVWQFTCLESIISSSGKLDAEISVRLAKTSSVFRRLLGAVFHRPQINRHTKARIYNAKVSSIMLYSSETWRIAQTQLRMVDAVQARHLRRVESFKCYDKIRNTEILKTFKLANLSTQVEARSLRWYGHLLCPPISTPKRIISDFNPSENGWKRPRGRPHTRWADVINQRLLNRNINPNEAPSLALDRATWRRLTVLSTSSLYAGDPAEQER